One window of the Diospyros lotus cultivar Yz01 chromosome 12, ASM1463336v1, whole genome shotgun sequence genome contains the following:
- the LOC127786491 gene encoding methylcrotonoyl-CoA carboxylase subunit alpha, mitochondrial isoform X3 produces MGDKSASKRIMGAAGVPLVPGYHDDNQDIDLMKAEADKIGYPILIKPTHGGGGKGMRIVQSPNEFVDSFLGAKREAAASFGIDTILLEKYITRPRHIEVQVFGDKHGNIIHLYERDCSVQRRYQKIIEEAPAPNVLNEFRSHVGQAAVSAAKAVGYHNAGTVEFIVDTSSGQFYFMEMNTRLQVEHPVTEMIIGQDLVEWQIRVANGEPLPMSQSQVPLSGHAFEARIYAENVPKGFLPATGVLHHYHPVPMSSTVRVETGVQQGDTVSMHYDPMIAKLVVWGENRAAALVKLKDCLSKFQVAGLPTNINFLLRLANHQAFENGEVETHFIEHFRDDLFVDQSNPVFAEDALRAAKLSASIVAACKCEKEHGALKERPPGGLSVWYDHPPFRVHYLARRMMELEWVNEYDISGSKLLRLSIIYQPDGNYLIEIEGNSSSGLEVKSAHLGDHIFRVEADGISMDVNLTVYCKDQHEHIHVWYGSHHYHFKQKKGLEVSDDDEIQHKPTFETSSHPPGTVIAPMAGLVVKILVKNGAKVEEGQPILVLEAMKMEHVVKASTAGCIHGLQVVAGQQVADGSVLFCVKTWCRAEHGMPCISSPIPIQAKPSQAKMLDICQVVDKLDS; encoded by the exons ATGGGTGACAAAAG TGCATCAAAGAGGATAATGGGTGCAGCAGGTGTGCCACTTGTGCCTGGATACCATGATGATAATCAAGATATTGACCTTATGAAGGCTGAAGCAGACAAGATTGGGTATCCTATTTTGATAAAGCCAACTCATGGAGGGGGAGGGAAG GGCATGAGAATTGTGCAAAGTCCGAATGAATTTGTTGACTCTTTCTTGGGAGCAAAACGTGAGGCTGCTGCTTCTTTTGGCATAGATACAATTTTACTAGAGAAATATATCACGCGGCCAAGGCACATAGAAGTGCAG GTATTTGGTGATAAACATGGCAACATCATACATTTATATGAGAGAGACTGCAGTGTGCAGAGAAGATACCAGAAAATAATTGAAGAAGCTCCAGCT CCAAATGTCCTGAATGAGTTCCGCTCTCATGTTGGTCAAGCTGCTGTGTCTGCAGCTAAG GCAGTTGGTTATCATAATGCTGGCACTGTGGAATTTATAGTTGATACTTCCTCGGGACAATTTTATTTCATGGAGATGAACACCCGTCTTCAG GTTGAGCATCCTGTGACTGAGATGATTATAGGGCAAGATCTTGTGGAGTGGCAAATACGTGTTGCAAATGGAGAACCTCTTCCCATGAGCCAATCACAAGTGCCCTTGTCAG GTCATGCTTTTGAAGCCCGTATATACGCTGAAAATGTCCCAAAAGGATTTCTTCCTGCAACTGGAGTTCTTCATCATTATCATCCTGTTCCGATGTCATCAACAG TTCGTGTGGAAACTGGAGTTCAACAAGGGGACACTGTAAGCATGCATTATGATCCTATGATAGCTAAGCTTGTAGTATGGGGAGAAAATCGAGCTGCAGCATTAGTTAAACTGAAAGACTGCCTGTCAAAGTTCCAG GTTGCAGGTCTGCCAACCAATATCAATTTTCTATTAAGACTTGCTAACCATCAGGCATTTGAAAATGGTGAAGTAGAAACCCATTTTATTGAGCACTTTCGAGATGACTTGTTTGTTGATCAAAGCAACCCAGTATTTGCAGAAGATGCACTTAGGGCTGCCAAACTCAGTGCATCAATTGTGGCTGCATGTAAATGTGAAAAGGAACACGGAGCTTTGAAGGAAAGGCCCCCTG GGGGCCTCTCAGTATGGTATGATCATCCCCCTTTCAGAGTTCATTATCTTGCCAGGCGTATGATGGAACTTGAGTGGGTTAATGAATATGATATTAGTGGTTCAAAGCTTTTGAGACTTTCCATCATTTATCAACCAGATGGGAACTATCTAATTGAG ATTGAAGGCAATAGTTCATCAGGTTTGGAAGTCAAATCAGCACACTTGGGTGACCACATTTTTAGAGTTGAGGCTGATGGTATAAGCATGGATGTTAATTTAACTGTTTATTGCAAG GACCAACATGAGCATATACATGTGTGGTATGGTTCACACCATTATCACTTCAAACAAAAAAAGGGACTTGAGGTATCTGATGATGATGAAATCCAACACAAGCCAACTTTTGAGACATCATCCCACCCTCCTGGCACTGTGATTGCACCTATGGCTGGTTTAGTGGTTAAAATCCTGGTAAAGAATGGGGCAAAGGTTGAAGAAGGGCAGCCCATATTAGTCTTAGAAGCAATGAAGATGGAG CATGTTGTGAAGGCATCAACTGCTGGGTGTATTCATGGGCTTCAAGTTGTGGCAGGCCAGCAGGTTGCTGATGGTAGTGTTCTCTTCTGTGTCAAG